A genomic stretch from Marinobacter fonticola includes:
- a CDS encoding PhnE/PtxC family ABC transporter permease, which yields MFFSPSVRITLCFIGIAVLCLFAADLAITTVNPWKDLAALFLGVVTPDFLSLEGIGIALLRTLAFAFTGVALGSVSGFLLALAFRWRIVRMFSAFIRAIHELFWALIFLQFFGFHPLTGVLAIAIPYAGIFAKVYSEILDEVDPTPERVLPVGSQTLSAFLYARIPDALPQLVTYTSYRLECGLRSSAVLGFVGLPTLGYYLESSFAQGFYSEVGALLLLFYLLIATMRLWARPKLIPAYLVAAPFFLGDGLPIVWGNVVRFFTQDIVPSPIRNNEGWSGLLSWLSDLALNEALPGIWNTLVLTQIALVLTGIVTLIAFPLISQHFGGPTRRTVGHVLLVVARSTPEYVLAYILLQLWGPSMLPAVVALALHNGGIIGYLIGRRSSQIELRPDAPRGVNRYTYELVPRLYSPFLAFLFYRWEIIMRETAILGILGIYTLGFYVDSAIQNIQFDRAMILILITALLNIVIDMISRRVRAGLKLKVSQTCEDY from the coding sequence ATGTTTTTCTCGCCCTCGGTCCGAATCACTCTCTGTTTTATAGGCATCGCAGTCCTTTGCCTGTTTGCGGCAGATCTGGCGATCACCACCGTCAACCCCTGGAAGGATCTGGCCGCGCTGTTCCTGGGCGTCGTCACACCGGATTTCCTCTCCCTGGAGGGTATCGGCATCGCCCTGCTGCGAACCCTGGCCTTCGCCTTCACCGGTGTCGCCCTGGGCAGCGTATCCGGGTTCCTGCTGGCGCTGGCCTTCCGCTGGCGCATCGTGCGTATGTTTTCTGCCTTTATCCGTGCCATTCACGAGTTATTTTGGGCGCTGATTTTCTTGCAATTTTTTGGCTTTCACCCGTTAACCGGTGTACTTGCCATCGCTATACCCTATGCCGGCATCTTTGCCAAGGTCTATTCGGAAATCCTCGACGAAGTGGATCCCACACCGGAGCGGGTTTTACCGGTCGGTTCGCAGACGTTGTCCGCCTTTCTTTATGCACGGATTCCGGATGCACTGCCGCAGCTGGTGACCTACACCTCGTACCGTCTCGAATGCGGGCTACGTTCCAGCGCCGTGCTGGGCTTTGTCGGGCTGCCCACGCTGGGCTACTATCTCGAATCCTCCTTTGCTCAGGGTTTTTACTCGGAAGTCGGTGCCCTGTTGCTGCTGTTTTATCTATTGATCGCCACCATGCGCCTGTGGGCCAGACCCAAGCTGATCCCTGCCTATCTGGTAGCAGCGCCCTTCTTCCTCGGCGATGGCCTGCCCATCGTTTGGGGGAATGTCGTCAGATTTTTTACCCAGGACATCGTACCCTCGCCCATTCGCAACAACGAGGGCTGGTCTGGACTCCTGAGCTGGCTATCTGACCTGGCCCTGAATGAAGCGTTGCCGGGTATCTGGAACACACTGGTGCTGACTCAGATTGCGCTAGTGCTTACCGGCATCGTCACGCTTATCGCTTTCCCGTTGATTTCGCAGCATTTCGGCGGTCCCACACGGCGCACCGTCGGCCATGTCTTGCTGGTAGTCGCACGCTCGACACCGGAATACGTGCTCGCCTATATCCTGCTGCAACTCTGGGGGCCGTCCATGCTGCCCGCGGTGGTTGCTTTGGCGCTGCATAACGGTGGCATCATCGGCTATCTGATTGGCCGGCGAAGCAGTCAGATCGAACTGCGCCCGGATGCGCCTCGAGGCGTAAACCGCTATACCTACGAACTGGTGCCCCGGCTTTATAGTCCCTTTCTGGCGTTCCTTTTCTATCGCTGGGAAATCATCATGCGGGAAACCGCCATTCTCGGCATTCTTGGAATCTATACCCTCGGCTTCTACGTCGACAGCGCGATCCAGAACATCCAGTTTGACCGCGCCATGATCCTGATTCTGATAACGGCACTGCTGAACATCGTGATCGATATGATTTCCCGCCGTGTCCGGGCGGGGCTGAAACTTAAGGTGTCGCAAACCTGCGAGGATTATTGA
- a CDS encoding phosphonate ABC transporter ATP-binding protein, with amino-acid sequence MDAVHLRNLTAAYGGHQVLGPISLDIRPGEHIALVGRSGAGKSTLLNLLYDQVKDRAALVPQEQGLVQTLSVFHNVYMGRLASYSRWYNLVNLVAPRRRELEEIRPLLERLGMADKLRQPVEALSGGQKQRTAVARALYQQAAILLADEPVSALDGPMAHVVMGLVSEAYSTGVIALHDIDLALRYCDRIVGIQDGQIALDEPTQRLSPADLLPLY; translated from the coding sequence ATGGATGCTGTGCACCTGCGTAACCTGACGGCCGCCTATGGCGGTCATCAGGTTCTGGGCCCCATATCGCTGGATATCCGCCCGGGCGAGCATATCGCCCTGGTAGGACGCAGCGGTGCCGGGAAGTCCACCCTGCTTAACCTGCTATACGATCAGGTCAAAGACCGGGCCGCGCTGGTGCCGCAGGAACAGGGTCTGGTGCAAACCCTGTCGGTCTTCCATAACGTCTACATGGGGCGACTGGCGTCCTATTCTCGCTGGTATAACCTGGTCAACCTGGTCGCCCCGCGTCGCCGTGAACTGGAAGAAATTCGCCCATTGCTGGAACGCCTGGGCATGGCCGATAAACTGCGCCAACCGGTAGAGGCTCTGTCCGGCGGCCAGAAGCAACGTACGGCCGTGGCCCGGGCGCTCTACCAGCAAGCCGCCATCCTATTAGCAGACGAACCCGTCTCTGCACTCGATGGCCCAATGGCTCACGTCGTGATGGGTCTTGTGTCCGAAGCCTATTCGACAGGCGTTATCGCGTTGCACGATATTGACCTGGCGTTGCGCTATTGCGACCGGATCGTCGGTATCCAGGATGGCCAGATCGCCTTGGACGAGCCCACTCAGCGCCTGTCGCCCGCTGATCTTTTGCCCCTTTATTAG
- a CDS encoding putative selenate ABC transporter substrate-binding protein, with protein MLKQLKRALLLSLALASPVMAETFVFTAIPDADETKLKERFQSVADYLSEQLDVDVRYVPVKSYAAAISAFRNNQVQLAWFGGLSGVQARALVPGSEAIAQGEEDTEFVTYFIAHKSAGIESSEELPKAVKDKTFTFGSKGSTSGRLMPEYYIRETFDAAPEEVFSRVGFSGNHSRTIRLVEAGTYEVGAVNYAVWESEVEAGTVDTDAVSIIWETPPYQDYQWTIRGDVNERFGDGFKSKVQQALINMDDPELLKTFPRSAFIPASNDDYTSIRETAEKIGIIE; from the coding sequence ATGCTGAAACAGCTTAAACGTGCCCTACTGCTCTCATTGGCACTGGCTTCGCCGGTCATGGCGGAGACCTTCGTGTTTACCGCCATTCCAGATGCCGACGAAACCAAACTGAAGGAACGTTTCCAGAGCGTTGCGGATTACCTTTCTGAACAGCTCGACGTCGACGTTCGCTATGTGCCGGTCAAAAGCTACGCAGCGGCTATTTCCGCTTTCCGCAACAACCAGGTTCAATTGGCGTGGTTCGGCGGGCTGTCCGGCGTGCAAGCCCGCGCACTGGTTCCCGGCTCCGAAGCCATTGCTCAGGGCGAAGAGGACACGGAATTCGTCACATACTTCATCGCCCACAAGAGCGCCGGCATCGAGTCGTCCGAAGAGCTGCCCAAAGCCGTTAAGGACAAGACCTTTACCTTCGGCTCCAAGGGTTCCACCTCTGGCCGCCTAATGCCTGAGTACTATATTCGCGAAACCTTCGATGCCGCGCCGGAAGAGGTTTTCAGCCGGGTCGGCTTCAGTGGGAACCACTCCCGTACGATCCGCCTGGTGGAAGCCGGCACTTATGAAGTCGGCGCGGTGAACTATGCTGTATGGGAAAGCGAAGTCGAAGCCGGCACGGTGGACACCGACGCCGTCAGCATCATCTGGGAGACGCCGCCCTACCAGGATTACCAGTGGACGATTCGGGGCGATGTCAACGAGCGCTTCGGTGACGGATTCAAGAGCAAGGTTCAGCAGGCGTTGATCAACATGGATGATCCGGAACTGCTCAAAACGTTTCCGCGCTCAGCCTTTATTCCTGCCAGCAACGATGATTACACCTCAATCCGCGAAACCGCGGAGAAGATCGGAATCATCGAGTAA
- a CDS encoding helix-hairpin-helix domain-containing protein — MAKKEKAGVDKLVKKVNKEFDKTSSQLEKLINDAFKQFDSLQSQVQEPIRKLLEEVEKLRERELKRFNEELDRRMKEFHELQHAIFERVGLASKDIEKEAKETARQASTAASKAAPPKAKSVATKAAKSADSAKSTAKSTAKKATTQKPAAKKPASKTPATKSPATKTPAAQKAPTTAAKPKTVNENDLTKVKGIGPATATKMKAMGITSIKQIANPTAEEKEKMKDFSNMKGYETWSTEAKKLLS; from the coding sequence ATGGCAAAGAAAGAAAAAGCAGGCGTCGATAAACTGGTAAAGAAGGTCAACAAAGAGTTCGATAAGACCTCCAGCCAGCTGGAAAAGCTGATCAACGATGCATTTAAGCAGTTTGACTCCTTGCAAAGTCAGGTTCAGGAGCCGATTCGGAAGCTGCTTGAGGAAGTTGAGAAACTGCGTGAGCGGGAACTCAAGCGCTTCAATGAAGAGCTTGATCGTCGCATGAAAGAGTTTCACGAACTTCAACACGCCATTTTTGAACGTGTCGGCTTAGCAAGCAAAGACATCGAGAAGGAAGCTAAAGAAACGGCCCGGCAGGCAAGCACCGCAGCATCCAAGGCCGCCCCTCCGAAAGCCAAGTCTGTTGCGACGAAAGCGGCAAAATCGGCGGATTCCGCTAAGAGCACCGCCAAAAGCACGGCCAAAAAAGCCACCACGCAAAAGCCCGCCGCCAAGAAGCCAGCATCCAAGACACCTGCTACCAAATCCCCTGCTACCAAGACACCTGCAGCCCAGAAAGCCCCGACAACAGCGGCAAAACCCAAGACGGTCAACGAGAATGATCTAACCAAGGTCAAGGGCATCGGTCCGGCAACAGCTACAAAGATGAAGGCAATGGGCATTACGTCGATCAAGCAGATTGCCAACCCAACAGCCGAAGAAAAAGAGAAAATGAAAGACTTCTCCAATATGAAGGGCTATGAAACCTGGTCCACTGAAGCCAAGAAATTGCTGTCCTGA